From Apium graveolens cultivar Ventura chromosome 9, ASM990537v1, whole genome shotgun sequence, the proteins below share one genomic window:
- the LOC141685846 gene encoding uncharacterized protein LOC141685846: MTDTSKSKDGPIGLNYPMLAKNNYSAWSLKVKVFIQAQGVWEAVEPDDPKAPVSVRTDKVELTAIYQGIPEDMLLSLAEKKTAKEAWEAIKTQCMGADCVKAAKVQTLRAEFESLSKKETDEMEDFYMKLSGIVTNIHMLVGRLKANEERVRGQTENTSQQLLLTQEEWLKRSNKNGESSNHQKRRGGFDRRGRGHGQFRGGNGGRGRGYHQHQNDNNDRGGHESHGRGNYPGRDKSKMRCYNCQKFGHFAMECRKPKQEKETSNKVNLSQIKEDEPTLLLSESTEVEQGVFLMNEEGVVPNLNVENKDKSKLWYLDNDASNHMTGEREKFKELNTNVTGRVKFGDGSTVEIRGKGTILFKCKNGEDCLLRDVYYIPTLCNNIISLGQLSEAGNKVVLKGDYLWVYGKGGQLLMRVKRSANRLYKIILEEGQQQRMLTKAEVVTWT, from the exons ATGACGGACACAAGTAAGAGCAAAGATGGACCTATTGGTTTGAACTACCCTATGTTGGCGAAGAACAACTATTCCGCGTGGTCGTTGAAGGTGAAAGTATTCATACAAGCCCAAGGAGTGTGGGAGGCTGTGGAACCCGACGATCCAAAGGCACCTGTTTCGGTACGGACGGATAAGGTTGAGCTGACAGCCATTTATCAAGGCATACCGGAAGATATGCTCTTGTCACTAGCTGAGAAGAAAACCGCCAAAGAAGCATGGGAGGCCATCAAAACTCAGTGTATGGGTGCAGATTGTGTGAAAGCTGCAAAGGTGCAGACGTTGAGAGCAGAGTTTGAGTCTTTGTCAAAGAAGGAAACTGATGAGATGGAGGATTTTTACATGAAGTTGTCTGGCATTGTAACAAATATACACATGTTAG TGGGTCGACTGAAGGCTAATGAAGAAAGGGTGAGAGGACAAACTGAGAACACGagccaacaacttcttttgaCACAGGAGGAGTGGTTGAAAAGGTCTAACAAGAATGGTGAATCATCAAACCATCAGAAGAGACGTGGTGGGTTTGATAGACGGGGACGTGGTCATGGACAATTCAGAGGTGGTAATGGTGGCAGAGGACGGGGATATCACCAACACCAGAATGACAATAATGATCGAGGTGGACATGAAAGCCATGGCAGAGGCAATTATCCAGGTCGCGATAAGAGTAAGATGAGGTGTTATAATTGTCAAAAATTCGGACACTTTGCGATGGAGTGTCGAAAACCAAAACAGGAGAAAGAGACGAGTAATAAAGTAAACTTGTCACAAATCAAAGAGGATGAACCTACTCTATTATTGTCAGAAAGCACGGAGGTTGAACAAGGAGTATTCTTGATGAATGAGGAAGGTGTGGTGCCAAATCTGAACGTAGAAAACAAGGACAAGTCGAAGTTGTGGTACTTAGACAATGACGCAAGCAACCATATGACTGGGGAACGTGAGAAATTTAAAGAATTGAATACGAATGTAACCGGGCGTGTGAAATTTGGTGACGGCTCAACAGTAGAAATTCGAGGTAAAGGTACAATTCTTTTCAAGTGTAAAAATGGAGAGGATTGTTTACTTAGAGACGTGTATTATATCCCCACGTTGTGCAATAATATCATTTCGTTGGGTCAATTATCGGAGGCTGGCAACAAAGTTGTGTTGAAGGGTGACTACTTGTGGGTGTATGGTAAAGGAGGACAGCTGCTTATGAGGGTGAAAAGGTCTGCCAATCGTCTTTATAAAATAATACTCGAAGAAGGTCAACAACAGCGTATGTTAACCAAGGCAGAGGTGGTGACCTGGACCTGA